The genome window CAAGTTGTGTATCGCGTGGTCCCCTCCTCACTCTCCTCAATGATAATCTGAGCAACGTTTGCTAAGATCTGAAAACAAAAGTCACAGTGGTGAGAAAAAGATAGCTAGAAATGAGCACCTGTGTGGGCATCGTTTAGGTtttaacaccccccccccccccaatggtTTAATGAACCCTTTCGGGGGGGAGGTGGATGGCCTGTTTCGCGCACTTTGCATTCGAGCAGACATCGATTTCAATCCCTACCTGCAGCGGAATAACAATAAGGAAGATCTTCTTGTCTCGATCCGACAACATGTGTTTGATGAAAGCCCAGCCGGCTCCAATCAGCACGATGGTGATAAACAGCAAAGCACCTTTCATGCTGAAAGACGAAAGGGACATGATTAAAGACATCATCAGACAGGAGTCAAACTAGGCCAACTACATCCGTACTCTTGAAGTTTGTCGTGCCTTTAGACTTCATTTCCAACTTAGAGGAGCTTCTTTGATGTAGCTTACATAAACATACAACATGAAAATCACTTCACTTACAGATGAGTGATGTAATATACCACGGCCCACCCTTCCTCCTGGAATCCTTCCTTACCAATGAAATGGTAATTGATCTGAAAAGAGTACAGCATCAAAGATTAGATATCGAACTTCAAGAAAAAGCAACAGAGTCTCAACTATGTCTTCTAGTATCAATGCAATGTCTAAGGATATTATTGCCATTCAATATTGGTCATTTTAGTAATAGTATGTAATGAACTTGGGATCACTAGCTCAGCATTTCTTATAGATTTTAACTGTAGAAACCTCTTATGCACAGCCGCCAAAAGTCATCCATTATTTGAGGTATTTTGAGATATACTGCAGGACTACAACAGCCAAGGGAGATCAGGCATGAGTCTTCCAATGAGCCTAAACCAAAAAGCTCCACCAATCATGGGTTACTGCTTGCCAAGGATGGGACTTTCAGGAGTCATTTAACTTAAACTCTTGGAATGGGATTTTCACAAATGCGACTTACCCCATGAAATAAGAATGCTATTGACTTGACAAACATGAGCCCCAACATCAAGTAGTGGATCTTGTAGACACCCTCCCTGAAAGACAAATAAACATCATGTTTTTTATCGGCATCTCAAGTCaatcaaaaatatcaaacatttggAAGCCTTGGAAACACCCCTACTCTTTGTGACTGATCCCGGGGGTTTCTTTCGGTCATGCCTTCAACAGTGTACATTCACCACTCGGTCTTTATTAACCAGTTGAGCAGTTCTGATGAAAGTATGTGTCTAGGCATGGATCATACCAACACAACACGACTTATTGTTGCCTGGCAGTCAAGCGAGCTAATTATTTGACCACAGAGTCTGGAGTAAATATGCAATGAACTCACTTTGATTTTCTGAGGATAAAGAACCAGAAACAGCCGGTGAACATGAAGAGAACACACAAAGCAAAGTAGAGAGAAGGCAGTGGAATTTCTCCCGCAGACAAGTAGCTTTCAGCATTCTTCTCTGTGATATTGagctgaaaatgaaaagtatTTTGATTGAAGAAGCCGCCTTTATCCAAAATTCATTTGggaatgtacacaaacatgGCCAAAGGACACAAGCACAGTAGAATAGGTACAAGAGTGaccgcgcccccccccccccccccagtggaTTTGATTAGCCACTACCTCATTGGACAAGCATCCTTCAAGCATATAATGTAGGGGCTCCAATAACCTCATACTCATTCATTAGAAAATTGAGCTCAACTTGTCATGACAGCATCTGATTCGGGTTGTAAACAAGCCATAGTACAATTTGCCTAGACGTGACCCTGTACCTCGAACCCATGAATTACTTACAGTGAAGTTGACAGTGTTGTGTAGCGGTTCTTTGCCATAGTTGCCACAGTTATGGAAAAACAGATTATACAGTccctcttcttcttttcttttcatagCCACAACAAACTGAAATCACCAAcatcaaaataacatttcaGAGACGATTCAGAACTGACAAGGAAGTGTAGCAGGATTATTAGGCAGGGGcaacacaactacatgtatttcatcacAACAAACAGTAATTTGTCTCAAAACATTCATGTGTATGAGGAGTCTTCCAAGCCCATTTGTCACGAGAACATATGTAGCAGTGACAGCCTATCTACATGTAAACTGAGCCCCATATTAAATTAAAAGTGAGCTTTCACTAAAGAGGCAATACAACCATCAACACCACTTACATGGACATTTATAGACTCCTTGAAATAATGCAAAGGTATGGATCCATTCACTGGCAAAAACTTGGAAACAACATTCCCAGCTGCCTTGTCCACAGCAGCAGCTGGGGTCGTACTCTTGGGTGTGGCAGGTGGTGTTTTCCCTGTAACTGAGCCCGTCTTCAGGCCCGCACCCTTTGCAGCCTCTTTTGGGGTCTCATTCTTCAAAGTAGTCGGCATCACCTTAGCATCGGGTATTTTGTTATCCTTAACATCTCGCTTATGTAACATATGAAGGATGGAGGATGGGCCACGTTTACTTGTGACACTCCGGTCGTTTCGTATTGCTTTGGCGTAGGCCTCCTCGCTCATGGTGGTGATCTGGATATTCTTGAAATCTTTACCTTGTTTCAGTATGTCCAATCTGTAAGGATTCCAAATTATTGAAAATTGCTTTTAATTTTAACAACAATTTGATAGTAATACTCAGCTTTGAGAATCAGCTTTCCCACTTGCCGACACACATGTGTGCTATTGGAACTCAGTGAGTTAAAGTTCCATAGTTTAGTTTGTCTTCATATGGATAGGGGGAGACAATGTTGAGTTTTAGTTATAGAGAGACACCAGGGAGGACAGAGAGGTCACTTGGTTTTATAGACTTGCTAGGAGCAGTTCTATGTGTAGTGTAGTTGTGTTAGTATAAACCAAAGTCAAGACAAGATCTATGATACGTGGGCCGGCCCGGACAACAACAACTGGAGGATTACAGCAAGTACTTGATGGACTGATTCACCCTTTGTGTTGATCTTCCTACTTAAGTCCACACAGCAATGCCCTGAGGCCGTTTGTTCTAGCTCTATCTTCTTCCCAAATAACATTGCCTCGTCCTTTGCCATTTTTACAACTGCATCTGCCTGTTTCAGCGAGTGTTTTTTACTCAGAAGAAGTGGCAAGTCTTTGTCCACAACATCTGCATTGATCTTGTACTTCTGATCTCCAATGTAGGCTGGGAGGGATACATTTTTGCTTGCAGCTACTCTCACACCATCTCCGAACCGGTAATATCTCTTACTCATGGTTTCTTCTATTTCCGATTTTTGCTCTTTGCTCAGTGTCTCAACGTAATCTTCTAGCCACTTCGTTCCACACACTGTTCTTGTGCATGCTGTATCTATTACTGCAGTACCATAAGCCTCGGTCATGAATACTAGGTTAGAACAATCTTCTGGTGTCTCCTTCACCTTTGCCCTCGgtcatctttacctgttcttcATTCTTATTCTTATGTTCGCAATTTTTCGCCCAATGAAATACAGAACTGCAAACCGCACATCTACTTCGTCTGCCATATCTGTCCAATGGATTTGTACCTCTAGGTGTTCCCGCCCTACTATTACTCTGTTCCTTGTTTCTGTTGTTATAGTTATTTCTGTAGTTTGGTTTACCCGTTGTGTAGAAGGCACTCTCTTGTTTTATGGCGATTCCACGCTCTGCTCCATTCAAATCTCCTGCTTTACTTTCCCCAAATATTCTCTTTAGCGCTGATTTCATTGAGTTCCACTTTAAATCTGACGCAGCTGTTAGTGCCAATTTTCTGTCCTTAGTATCAAGCCCTGCGTTATCTAACAACTTAAATGAAATAACTGCGTCTGGCAACtccattttgtgttttttgcaCAAGTGATACAGTCTTTCAAACTCTACTATATATTGTGACATGTTTTGGGTATCGGATCTCTTGTAGTTATCAAAATCCGTGTACACTGCATACGCCAAATCGATTTCATCTTTCTTATACACATCATCTAATGCTTTCAGTAGTGTAGACATACCTTCATCTTTATTGAGGTCTTCAGCCTTGATGCCGTAGCTCTGGCCTGGCCCTTCAAACTAAGCGTGACCGCCAATGCTTGCTTCTTTTTGTCAAGATCTGTCATGAGTTGCCAAATGTCTATCTCATTTCACCAGGTTTCGTAGTCAGACGTATCCAAAATCGGAGGATTTTTGTACGACGCAGAACCCGCCGCCATGCTTGTTTATTTTCCTTTGAATGTTTCACACTGCCGTAGAACTTATTTTTATCTGCTACCATGAAATTCCTGTATATTACCTGTCTAGGTCTTGCTGTAATCCTCCAGTTGTTGTTGTCCGGGCCGGCCCACGTATTATATTAAGGCAAGCTTTCCAACTTTACTGAGGGGGCTACACGTAACCAAGAAAAGGCCCGGTAAAACAGTGTGGTCATTGGtaaatttacaaaaaatataCAGAAATTGATTCCCCGGCATGTGGCCTGACCAAATTCTTCTCATACCTGCCTGTTTGCTGTTTACCGTGATACTTACCGTTTGTCTTTGAGATTGAGAATAAAGAACAGCATTGCAACGCTCTCATCCTTGGCAAGGGATGGGTTCTTTATAGCGCAGACATCCTCCTTGTTTTCCTataaataaacaataaatttCAACCATGGCAGAGAAGCTACTGACCAACCTAACTCTTGGCAACTGGGTGGGAAAATTTGTATCTACGGTCTACATTttatttaaacttcatgtacaacagtatatttttcacttttctttTCATGTCCATGTTGAATGTGTATGCGATCCAAAGTCGATATGGGTTCAACTCCGGGCTTGTGCTCATCTTCATATTACACAAAGGGAGGAGCGACTTTCCAAATCCCCCCATATTGTATAGAGTTAACTAATATTTCATATCCTACTGATAGTTGAAACTCAGCCCTCAACTTGATATGTTTCTTATTGTTATGTCCCACTTACCAAATATGGTGAAATGCCTGAACTGTAGGTTTTATCCAGGGTGAAAccaaactgaaataaaaagacAATAACAAGCTTTGATGTGAGTGCAGCCAAATTTTCTACAATGTACAAACTCATAGCAATAACCTCTTTGGTTGGCCACAGGATTGCGATATGTTGCCCAACAACTTTGGTACACTTGGGCATACTGTACAGTAGACAAGATGTCTTGTAACTAAGGTCATTAAGCACTCAGACCAGCCTTACCAAGTTGTTGTCGACCTTGGTATCTGTTGGCGTGTATGTGGTTGTAAAGCCACCCATTGTCACCGACAGGTAGCCGTTCTTCAGAAACCCAAATGTGCTGCATGTGATCTGTTTGCGTTGGTCATCCTAAAAAAAGAAACATGCCAGGTGAAAACAAATCTTCCGGCAATAGAGCGGCAATTGTGTGCAAGAGCAACCAATACTTGGTATATTTTATTGTAATTGGTAAACTCAAAGTTGTTTACTTCCCGGACCAGGTCCGGTTTACTGTAGTGTACGGAATAACGGTCAGgcaaaaacaaacatggcgatAAAATTGTGatcataactcacacaacgtagtgagtgtaatggttacatatgtataaagtgtaaacaaaattcatatatccatcatgtccatcgaatctgacgcaccgcaaccagttaccatgattcccattgtttccttcctcgtgacgcaattatttcatgacgtcatgagccattgaccattcacgcaagtagatttattcacaccggcgccactgtcctgaagtgcgggtgtgggacatcatgtatctaaaaatcgtctgctagaacatacaggacaacaacgtcggcggagacagttgtgacatttcattgcagacgaagtaaacgtcctcttcttctcgatttacgtactttacttcaaaaagtcagttttaacactactgcacaaatatagagtggtctttaagttccatttggatagagattgacggactgatttggaaattcattccaaccatgcaactgtttcagaaatgagaaaaagctccagggtgtcatgacatgcatgatgtgtcttgcctctgcattttcgtACTctagggttttcaactttcatatcattgaagaaataattcattccaatctacaagtatatcaatcacatcatttatttaaaaatcgtctgctaagacatacaggacaacgtcggtggagacagttgtgacatttcaattttcattgcatagagatttgacggactgatttggaaattcattccaaccatgcaactgtttcagaaatgagaaaaagctcctgggtgtcatgacatgcattcaattattatttcaccacaaagagctgcttctttcagcagatatgagacagctaccggggcggggactatttctttatggggccttattgttcagcgtctccaaggaattctatttttagagtccaatgggggggttaggggggggccttcccccaatgtactgactaaaacctgtcactttcagagaacgggggagggggtttgggggactcatcccccaatgtactggctatatatgtcagtaggacgggggtttgggggctcccggccatgtcaaacagttgtgtgagttcactagagattgctctttacatattatgctCAAACAGCAGATCTGTGATGTAAGACCTAAGGTCAAGGAAAGAAAGAAGGTGATGATGAGTCACAGCCATGTTGGCCGAAACAACATCATCCTCGCACCGTCACCTGTAGTGCTGTACTGCATGTACACACATCCACTATacaatatataggcctactgcgaCTGCGTGCGTGTACAACAATATAAAAAAGTAGGGGAATTTTGAAGGGTTTTCTGAACGGTTTCTTTGATGTAAACACAGCTATTAACTCGCCTATACACTTACCTTGACATGTAGGGTATGACTTCGGCTCAAAACACTGGCGATGATACAGAACAAGACGCATATTTGTAGGAAATTCGAGGCTCGAAATTTTCGTTTTGTGGACGTcgccattttatttttttatttgtgaGGTGACGTCACGGCTGAGGTCGGGCAATGTTTAGTTTCCATCGACAAAACGACGAAAGTAGCTGACAGCTGATTTTGTCATTTTTAGCATCATCTAAAACCACTGTTTATATAAAGGTGAGTGACTGACATCAACTTTGCAGTTGCTGAACCATTAGATAAAAGTTTAAGAGTCATTTTGATACCACTGAATCGTACTTTATTTGTTCCTATATCTAGATATGTTCTTCCCAAAAAGGTATCacatgatgtcattgatgatcATTATTGtatatgatgatcatgatatatTGATAATGTTCAGGAAATACATCCATGCGCACTACATGCAATGCATGAATATCATGAAAGTCATGACTGTGTCTcattcatcaatttcttcaaagaCTTTCCTTTTTGAACTTAGTTAAGTGACAGTTTCGCAACACAATCCATCACACTGTTGCACAGTTCCCAATCTTGATtgagttgaaaaaaaaattatcctCTTGGTGCTATGTCTTCCAGATAAAATGCCTTCCAAACGAGTCGCAGTCATTGGAGCTGGAGCCAGTGGCCTCACCGCAATAAAATGCTGTCTCGATGAGGGCTTGGAACCAGTCTGCTATGAGAAGACATCTGATATTGGTGGACTTTGGAACTTTCGTCAGAGCGCTGAGGAGGATGTTGCTTGCGTCATGCAGTCGACGGTGATCAACACCAGCAAGGAAATGATGTCATACAGTGACTTTCCCATCCCTGCTGATAGCCCGAACTTCATGCACCACACCTACATCCAGAAATACTTCAATCTTTATGCTAAAAAGTTCAATCTTAGGAAGCATATTGAGTTTAACACTGAAGTAGAGATCATCAGAAAAGCAAAGGACTTTCACACAACTGGCAGGTGGGAAATAAAGGTGGGTTTTGGTTACATTGGCTAATTAGATGTGACGATTGAGTAGCTATAGGGCGCTCAGTTGATGATCTCTTTATGACAAATGTGCATGTGATAATTGATATGCATTTTCCTGACCCACTATACGATCAGCTTGGCCCTTTTAGCCACTACTTCATGGTTTTTAGTGTGACATTTTACTCCAGGCAAGATCTAGAATCACTGACATAACTGATCCTTTTTTGCATCCATTTCTTGGCAGATACTCTCTTCTGatacaaaagaagaaaagaccgaaatatttgatgcagtcTTCCTTTGCACTGGTCATCACGCAAAACCCCATATGGCAAAGTTTGACGGGGAGGAGGATTTCAAGGGCAAGCGTCTTCACACCCACTACTATCGGGAATACCCAACGGAGTATGCAGGGCAAAGAGCTGTCGTTGTGGGGATGGGGAACTCGGGATTGGATGTGGCTGTGGAGTTGAGCCGCATTGCTAGTCAGGTAGAGTACATTGTGTATTTCTTTCGAGGGCTGAGTGTACACAGGAACTTCTGCAGCAGTTTTTTATCACTAACTCTTCTAGAGGGTTGAAAGCTAGCTTCCAGATTCTTTGGTGACTCTCAACTTTAGTTTCCAAGATCTCAATAAAATAACTGatcaagaaaatattttatttaatTCTGTAGAAATTTTTTATTCAATTCCGTAGTGAGCTGTCAACACGTACCAATTGATAATTTTTCTTCAGGTTTACGTGGCTGCAAGACGCGGCGCCTGGATCTTGAATAGAGTGGCAGACAACGGTCTCCCACTTGACATTGCGTACACAACACGTGCAATCCTAGCCTTCCGCAAACGCTTCATAGGGCTTGCCCGACACATCATACAGAAGCAACTCAATAAACGATTTGACCATTCGCTGTATGGTATCCGACCGGAGCACACCATCGACCAACAACACCCAACAATAAATGATGATCTTCCAAACAGAATCTTAAATGGTTCAATCTGCATGAGGCCTAATATTGATAGAATTACCAAAACAGGGGTGGAATTTGCAGACGGAACGTTTGAGGAAGATATTGATGTCATATTTTACGCCACTGGGTATACGTTTGGTTTTCCGTTTTTGGACAAGGATGTGATAGATGTCCAAGATAATCGAGTCAATCTGTACAAGTACATCTTCCCACCTGACCTCGGCCATCCGACTCTGGCCGTCCTCGGCTGCATCCAGCCTCTTGGTGCTGTTATGCCGATCAGTGAGATGCAGGCTAGATTGGCGACTAGAGTATTCAAGGTAAAGATGATGTTGCCATAAGAGGGCTTTCGTTTTGATCCTGGGGTATGCGGGTTGTTAGTGTTTGTCTCCAAGGTGATGTCAGTCCTAGTCTTGAAACTTAGGATTGACAAACAGAGTCGATATTATGGGCAAAGTCAACGCAAACATATCAATACATTGTAAGTTGATCTGCCTTCCCACGGGATAGAAATTCTGTATTTCTCAATTTGTCTCTTTCTCAGGGTGATGTTTCCCTACCATCCAACCAGCAGATGTGGGATGACATCAACGCCACAGCAGACACCATGGCGAAGCAGTATTATGCTTCTCAGCGACATACGATCCAGGTTGACTACATCCCATACATGGATGAACTGGCCGCAATGACTGGCTGTGCTCCCCAGATCAGTAAGTACACCTAACATCTGCCTTATACTTAGTATGCTCTTGTCGCAGCTTACATCTTGCACCCAGTATCCCATATCTCATATGCTGTGATTTTGGTCTTTGCTTTCTC of Lineus longissimus chromosome 17, tnLinLong1.2, whole genome shotgun sequence contains these proteins:
- the LOC135500945 gene encoding protein GPR107-like isoform X2; its protein translation is MATSTKRKFRASNFLQICVLFCIIASVLSRSHTLHVKDDQRKQITCSTFGFLKNGYLSVTMGGFTTTYTPTDTKVDNNLFGFTLDKTYSSGISPYLENKEDVCAIKNPSLAKDESVAMLFFILNLKDKRLDILKQGKDFKNIQITTMSEEAYAKAIRNDRSVTSKRGPSSILHMLHKRDVKDNKIPDAKVMPTTLKNETPKEAAKGAGLKTGSVTGKTPPATPKSTTPAAAVDKAAGNVVSKFLPVNGSIPLHYFKESINVHFVVAMKRKEEEGLYNLFFHNCGNYGKEPLHNTVNFTLNITEKNAESYLSAGEIPLPSLYFALCVLFMFTGCFWFFILRKSKEGVYKIHYLMLGLMFVKSIAFLFHGINYHFIGKEGFQEEGWAVVYYITHLMKGALLFITIVLIGAGWAFIKHMLSDRDKKIFLIVIPLQILANVAQIIIEESEEGTTRYTTWKEVFILVDLLCCGAILFPVVWSIRHLQEGSQTDGKAAINLRKLKLFRHFYIMITVPFQFQWLDELFKETATFVFFVITGYKFRPATDNPYLQVPMEEEEFEMDEVLTESGALETVTKVINRSSGGGDSVTKQRESSHEYD
- the LOC135500945 gene encoding protein GPR107-like isoform X1, with the protein product MATSTKRKFRASNFLQICVLFCIIASVLSRSHTLHVKDDQRKQITCSTFGFLKNGYLSVTMGGFTTTYTPTDTKVDNNLFGFTLDKTYSSGISPYLENKEDVCAIKNPSLAKDESVAMLFFILNLKDKRLDILKQGKDFKNIQITTMSEEAYAKAIRNDRSVTSKRGPSSILHMLHKRDVKDNKIPDAKVMPTTLKNETPKEAAKGAGLKTGSVTGKTPPATPKSTTPAAAVDKAAGNVVSKFLPVNGSIPLHYFKESINVHFVVAMKRKEEEGLYNLFFHNCGNYGKEPLHNTVNFTLNITEKNAESYLSAGEIPLPSLYFALCVLFMFTGCFWFFILRKSKEGVYKIHYLMLGLMFVKSIAFLFHGINYHFIGKEGFQEEGWAVVYYITHLMKGALLFITIVLIGAGWAFIKHMLSDRDKKIFLIVIPLQILANVAQIIIEESEEGTTRYTTWKEVFILVDLLCCGAILFPVVWSIRHLQEGSQTDGKAAINLRKLKLFRHFYIMVVCYIYFTRIIVYLLKITVPFQFQWLDELFKETATFVFFVITGYKFRPATDNPYLQVPMEEEEFEMDEVLTESGALETVTKVINRSSGGGDSVTKQRESSHEYD
- the LOC135500946 gene encoding flavin-containing monooxygenase 5-like; the protein is MPSKRVAVIGAGASGLTAIKCCLDEGLEPVCYEKTSDIGGLWNFRQSAEEDVACVMQSTVINTSKEMMSYSDFPIPADSPNFMHHTYIQKYFNLYAKKFNLRKHIEFNTEVEIIRKAKDFHTTGRWEIKILSSDTKEEKTEIFDAVFLCTGHHAKPHMAKFDGEEDFKGKRLHTHYYREYPTEYAGQRAVVVGMGNSGLDVAVELSRIASQVYVAARRGAWILNRVADNGLPLDIAYTTRAILAFRKRFIGLARHIIQKQLNKRFDHSLYGIRPEHTIDQQHPTINDDLPNRILNGSICMRPNIDRITKTGVEFADGTFEEDIDVIFYATGYTFGFPFLDKDVIDVQDNRVNLYKYIFPPDLGHPTLAVLGCIQPLGAVMPISEMQARLATRVFKGDVSLPSNQQMWDDINATADTMAKQYYASQRHTIQVDYIPYMDELAAMTGCAPQISKLLFSDPKLACKVYFGPCVPYHYRLHGHGKWDGAKKATETVWERMEKPLRTRQGAKSPPENQMWNIFIYFLLPAVILYLLRYLF